The genomic interval CCAGGGCCCGTCGTCGTGCGGGGTCAGCACCCGGACCGCGTATCCGGTCAGGAAGAGCAGTCCCGCGGCGAAGAGCGGAACCTCCATGCGCCGCTCCCAGCGGGTCAGCCGGGCGGGTGGCTCGGGGGCGGGTCGGTCGCTCATCGCCTCAGCATCGCGGGCGGCCGGGCGGTGCGGCCCCGGCGACACGCTCCGCCGTGGTGACGCAATATGCTGATCGGCATGACGAGTGAGCCGGAGCAGCAGATCGGCGTGGGGACGCCCGACGCATTCCAGCGCCTGTGGACTCCCCACCGGATGGCGTACATCCAGGGCGAGAACAAGCCGAGCGGCCCGGGCGCCGAGGACGGTTGTCCGTTCTGTTCGATCCCCGCGAAATCCGATGAGGACGGGCTCCTCGTGGCGCGCGGCGAGCACGTCTACGCGGTGCTGAACCTGTACCCGTACAACGGTGGTCACCTCATGGTCGTCCCCTACCGTCATGTGGCCGACTACACCGAACTGGACGGCCCGGAGACGGCGGAGCTGGCGGACTTCACCAAGCGGGCGATGGTCGCGCTGCGGGCGGCCTCCGGGGCGCACGGCTTCAACATCGGCATGAACCAGGGCTCCGTGGCCGGCGCCGGGATCGCCGCGCATCTGCACCAGCATCTGGTACCGCGCTGGGGTGGGGACGCCAACTTCATGCCCGTCATCGGCCACACCAGGGTGCTGCCCCAGCTGCTGGGCGACACCCGGGCGATGCTGGCCGACGCCTGGCCGCAGGGCGAGCTGCCTGCCCGCTGAGCGCGGTAGGTGAGAGGGGGAGGCCCGGCCGGGCCTCCCCCTCTCCCGTTGCGCTGCTACGCGTCGTAGACATCGGCCTTGCGCGGGGCCGGGTCCTGGACGAGGCCGCTCAGTATCATCGAGCGGTTGTCGAAGCGCTCCGTGTCGACGCCGTTCTCCGCGAGGACGCGCATCGCCGCCGTGTGCACGGCCCGCAGCACCGGGGTGGCGGCGCGCATCGCGTCGTCCGCCATGAAGCGGTGGTTCCACGGCTTGGCCGCCCACGCGTGCCGCAGCCCGAACGGCTCGGGCAGCACTATCTTCCCGCCCAGGTAGTCCAGCAGCGGCGGATACCAGGTGAGCGGGGCCCGCAGGGCGAGCCGGACGACCTCCTTGGCGTCCACCAGCGCCAGCTGGACGTCCCGGGTCTCCCAGAAGCGGACGGTCTTGTTGACGGTCTTCGTCTTCGCCGCCGGCTTGGAGAGGAACAGGCCGTGCACCGGCCCCAGCGCATGGCCCGTGACCTCGATGCGCAGGGTCTCGTGGAGCACGGTGACGGTGATCATCATGGTGATCACCAGCTGGCCGTCCCACAGGGTGAACTGGACGCCCAGGTAGTGCCGGTCACCGCTGCCGAACTGCTGATGATTGCAGATCCGCTGTATCTCGTGGGGCTTCACCTGGAAGGTGGCGACGTCCTCGCCCGCCGGGCGGGTGACGGAGTCGGCGTTCTCCCCGATGGGCGAGACGATCCAGTGCTTCACGGACGGTTTCGGGAAGCCGCCGGTGTTCAGCGGTCCGCGCTCCAGCATCTTCAGCTGGTCGTGGATGATCCGGATCAGGTCCCAGCTGCGGAACTGGTGGATCTCCCTCGTCGGGTCCTTGGGGAGCAGTTCCTCGGCCAGCTGCCAGCTGCCCCAGCGGGTGCCCATCCCGAGAACGCCCTTGGGACCGGCGTAGAAGACGGCGTTCGACTGCTGCTCGGCCGACAGCTTCTCCAGGCCCTGGCGGAGGGCCTCGCGGGCGGTCTCGTTGGGGTTCTTCGGCACCGCCTCGGGGATCTTCGCGATCACCCCGGCGCCGGAGAGCAGGCCTTCCCAGCGGGCCCGCATGTCCTTGGCCGAGGTCTCCGCGATCCGCTTGGCGATCAGCCAGCCGATCACCGGGGCGATGAGCGCGCCCCGGACGTAGAGCGCGAGCAGCCCGTCCAGGGGGAGCTTGACCATCAGGACCAGCGCGCCGATCCCGAAGGCGGCCAGGAGGACCGTGCCGACCGCGCGGAACGCCGTGTCCTTGGACTTGTTGAGCGCGTCCCGGACCCGGAAGGCGATTACCCAGGCCAGCATGCCGGGCAGGAACAGGACGCCGAACACCACGGTCACCAGGGTGAGCCGGGTGTCACGGGCCTTGCGCAGGTTGTTCGCCGACAGGCAGTGCTCCACCACGGTCTGCGGGTCCGTGCCGAAGGACTGGATGAGCGCCTTGCGGGCGCCGCCGAGCATCCGCTCCTGGACGGCACGGGCGAACGCCTCGCCCAGATTCGGCTTGAAGTAGTCGGACTTGAAGAGTTTCGAGGAGCCCGGCTTCACCACCGATTTGTGCCACTCACTGTTGGCGTCGAGGATCGTCTCCACCGGACTGTCCCGATACGCCGCCGAGGCCAGGGCGTTGGTCGCCACGGTCTGGCCGCCCGAGCCCTGGATCGGGATCTGGGCCCCGGGTGAGAAGTCGAATCCGTCGTTGGCCACCTGTCGCCCCCACTCGCCGCACGTCTGCTCCTGCGGTGTGCCCAACTACCGTACGCGGCATACCTTCTGAGCTGCGACCACAGCGTATCGTCCGGATCACCCCACCACCGGTCACCGGCGCGCACCGGAGGGCGTGTGCGACAGTGCGCCGGTCACGCGCCGGGTGGCCCGTCCGCCCGCTCCGCACGGACCCGGTCCGCCACCTGCGGCGGCATCGCCTCGTGCCGGGCGTACGCGCGGTCGAAGCGGCCGGTGCCGTGCGACAGGGAGCGCAGGTCCACCGCGTACCGGCCGACCTCGGTCTCCGGTACCTCGGCCCGTACGACGGTGCGCCCGCCCGGACTCTG from Streptomyces sp. CA-278952 carries:
- a CDS encoding HIT family protein, giving the protein MLIGMTSEPEQQIGVGTPDAFQRLWTPHRMAYIQGENKPSGPGAEDGCPFCSIPAKSDEDGLLVARGEHVYAVLNLYPYNGGHLMVVPYRHVADYTELDGPETAELADFTKRAMVALRAASGAHGFNIGMNQGSVAGAGIAAHLHQHLVPRWGGDANFMPVIGHTRVLPQLLGDTRAMLADAWPQGELPAR